From one Candidatus Chromulinivorax destructor genomic stretch:
- the bamA gene encoding outer membrane protein assembly factor BamA: MISVCTKKRIVYLFLYLTLCCSLKAEDRQGIDSNDEQQNITSQDIDTHESVVLSDQMVDAQTRSILQQNQRVVRNIIVQGNEKVTPESIIVRLPFKPGKLFKPHQSSLAIKNIFALGYFRQVQMYVDLIDDEQIDVCIVVTEKPRVSDVIIKGTKSLSEKDIKKETGLDKIQTMNEEELKNFAAKIKRYYGKKNYHFAQVQTRLEVVDKQHVIAHFDVQEGKKTFVHRIAFKGNKSVTSKKLKRIIYTREVWPLSPIDSSGSYQADMIEADKSMIEDGYKSNGFVHAKVTDADVVFDPITNGYDVTYTIHEGDVYFIKEVNMQGNDILSAEILKASIPTQPGQRYAVDKLRTSIERLRLLWGEYGYLFADIEPSIDVNEDDKTVTVSFNFDLKDKVYLNRLTIKGNKKARDKVIRRQILIDEGDLITNKKMDQSKDRVKLTGYFDEREGVNWKITRIDDTHADLDLMLKEIKTGKFQAQISYGGAAKGGTTPTKGLVGSAVMSDKNLWGSGIAASLLGEVAERQQSITASIMDPWLFDKPIRGNLNVYARHSEYTEGLSYTLSPPQEYVIGGFFGAGYIAKLFGESIIEGQLGFETIDFNPKVQSAPRLLAEEQQFYQIILDKTFQSGDQYWARWSISQDFRNGLVFATNGYQWNWYGQLAFPLTTNGFNFFKTELDATWYTPLIGENSLVLCLHGHLGFIQPLNNKNAPWKSLFHIGGPGTIRGYTWGQIGPTWQGDSMGATKAFYVNVEFIVPLTPDLTTRAVMFYDGGAGWDMPYKNELRTAINTVNMNNAGNADAQKFYFDEHLSNDEFFYRHSFGVGIRMLNPTPLQVDFGIKLNPSKVFKNKLTELHLSMTHEF; this comes from the coding sequence ATGATAAGCGTTTGTACGAAAAAAAGAATTGTATACTTATTTTTATACCTTACTCTTTGTTGCTCGTTAAAAGCTGAAGATCGTCAAGGTATTGATAGTAATGATGAACAACAAAATATAACATCTCAGGATATTGACACGCATGAATCAGTTGTTCTTTCAGATCAAATGGTTGATGCGCAAACACGATCAATATTACAACAAAATCAAAGAGTTGTTCGTAATATTATAGTACAAGGTAACGAGAAAGTCACACCAGAGTCTATTATAGTCCGACTTCCTTTTAAGCCTGGTAAACTTTTTAAACCTCACCAATCTTCTCTTGCTATTAAAAATATATTCGCACTTGGATATTTTCGGCAAGTACAAATGTATGTCGATCTGATCGACGATGAACAAATTGATGTTTGCATCGTTGTAACCGAAAAACCACGAGTTAGCGATGTCATTATCAAAGGTACAAAATCTCTTTCTGAAAAAGATATTAAAAAAGAGACTGGTCTTGATAAAATCCAGACCATGAATGAAGAAGAACTCAAAAATTTTGCAGCAAAAATCAAACGCTATTATGGTAAAAAAAACTACCACTTTGCTCAAGTTCAAACTCGTCTTGAAGTTGTTGATAAACAACACGTTATAGCTCACTTTGACGTACAAGAAGGCAAAAAAACGTTTGTGCATCGTATTGCTTTTAAAGGTAATAAATCTGTTACCAGTAAAAAACTAAAACGAATTATTTACACTCGTGAAGTCTGGCCTTTAAGCCCAATTGATAGCTCTGGAAGTTATCAAGCAGATATGATCGAAGCTGATAAATCAATGATCGAAGATGGTTACAAAAGTAATGGTTTTGTTCATGCTAAAGTAACTGATGCTGACGTTGTGTTTGATCCAATCACCAATGGCTACGACGTAACTTACACCATTCATGAAGGTGATGTTTACTTTATTAAAGAAGTCAACATGCAAGGCAATGATATCTTAAGCGCTGAGATACTCAAGGCATCTATTCCTACGCAGCCAGGTCAACGATATGCAGTTGATAAGCTACGGACATCGATTGAACGTTTACGCTTGCTATGGGGAGAATATGGATACCTATTTGCTGATATCGAACCATCAATTGATGTCAATGAAGATGACAAAACAGTAACTGTTAGCTTTAACTTTGATTTAAAAGATAAAGTATACCTGAATAGGCTTACGATTAAAGGTAACAAAAAAGCTCGTGATAAAGTTATTCGTCGTCAAATACTTATTGATGAAGGCGATTTAATCACCAACAAAAAAATGGATCAATCTAAAGATCGTGTAAAATTAACCGGTTATTTTGATGAACGTGAAGGCGTAAACTGGAAAATCACTCGTATTGACGATACACATGCCGATCTTGATTTGATGCTTAAAGAGATTAAAACTGGTAAATTTCAAGCTCAAATAAGTTATGGTGGTGCTGCTAAAGGTGGTACAACTCCAACAAAAGGACTTGTTGGTTCTGCAGTCATGAGTGATAAAAACTTATGGGGATCTGGCATTGCAGCCTCATTACTTGGTGAAGTTGCTGAACGCCAGCAATCAATTACCGCTTCTATTATGGATCCATGGTTATTTGATAAACCAATCCGTGGTAATTTAAACGTGTATGCTCGACACTCTGAATATACCGAAGGTCTTAGTTACACACTCAGTCCGCCTCAAGAGTATGTAATTGGTGGTTTTTTTGGTGCAGGTTATATCGCAAAATTATTTGGTGAATCAATTATTGAAGGCCAACTTGGCTTTGAAACTATTGATTTTAATCCAAAGGTACAATCAGCTCCTCGACTTCTTGCAGAAGAACAGCAGTTTTATCAGATAATTTTAGATAAAACATTTCAATCTGGTGATCAATATTGGGCTCGTTGGAGTATCTCTCAAGATTTCAGAAATGGTCTTGTATTTGCAACCAACGGCTACCAATGGAACTGGTACGGGCAGCTTGCATTTCCTTTAACAACAAATGGCTTTAACTTCTTTAAAACAGAACTTGATGCTACCTGGTACACTCCGCTTATTGGTGAAAACTCTTTAGTGTTATGTTTACACGGGCACCTTGGATTTATCCAGCCTTTGAATAATAAAAACGCTCCTTGGAAATCTCTGTTCCACATTGGTGGACCTGGAACGATTCGTGGCTATACATGGGGACAAATCGGGCCAACATGGCAAGGTGACTCTATGGGTGCAACCAAAGCTTTTTATGTCAACGTTGAGTTTATTGTGCCTTTAACTCCTGACTTAACAACACGAGCAGTGATGTTCTATGATGGTGGTGCTGGTTGGGATATGCCATACAAAAATGAACTAAGAACAGCTATTAATACCGTAAACATGAATAATGCTGGTAATGCTGATGCACAAAAATTTTACTTTGATGAACATTTAAGTAATGATGAATTTTTCTATCGTCATTCATTTGGTGTGGGTATTCGAATGCTTAATCCAACTCCATTACAAGTTGATTTTGGTATTAAATTAAACCCATCAAAAGTGTTTAAAAACAAATTAACCGAACTTCATTTAAGTATGACGCACGAATTTTAA
- the cysS gene encoding cysteine--tRNA ligase, which yields MLRITNSLTGQKELFKPLIDKKVNLYVCGITPYDFSHIGHGRCYVIFDMLYRFLSFLDYKVTYCRNFTDIDDKLLNRAVKEHGDASRYTEIADRYINAYHDDMQALNCLSPDKEPRVTQTIPQIITFVQGLIDKNAAYELDGSVYFRVRNFKNYGKLSKQDINDLRAGARIDINDTKEDSLDFALWKKDDPAVSFESPWGFGRPGWHIECSAMAHDCFNGTVDIHGGGMDLLFPHHENEIAQYESLHQAPFVNYWMHNAFVRINKEKMSKSLDNFFTLKDVIAEFDPMVLRFYFLKHYYRGPLDYSTQDLIVAEKTYKRLVTFFADADLDNILDTNLVKFNPVVEKMVACLSDDFNTSGMFGVLFENLSELQENRYSKELVKYFIINVLGLTLNPIKEKVIERTPQIEELFALRDQARADKNWALSDALRDQLKALGFDVQDRKL from the coding sequence ATGCTGCGTATTACAAATAGTTTAACAGGCCAAAAAGAGCTGTTTAAGCCACTTATTGATAAAAAAGTTAATTTATATGTTTGTGGAATAACTCCTTACGATTTTTCGCATATTGGTCATGGACGCTGTTATGTGATATTTGATATGTTGTATCGATTCCTTTCATTTCTTGACTATAAAGTTACCTACTGTCGAAACTTTACCGATATTGATGATAAATTATTAAACCGTGCAGTTAAAGAGCATGGAGATGCAAGCCGTTATACAGAAATTGCAGATCGATATATTAATGCATACCACGATGATATGCAAGCTTTGAACTGTTTGTCACCAGATAAAGAACCTCGAGTTACTCAGACAATTCCTCAAATTATTACCTTTGTTCAAGGCTTGATTGATAAAAATGCTGCATACGAATTAGATGGTAGTGTGTACTTTAGAGTTCGTAATTTTAAAAATTATGGAAAACTATCAAAACAAGATATTAATGATTTGCGTGCAGGCGCTCGTATCGATATTAATGACACAAAAGAAGATAGTTTAGATTTTGCATTGTGGAAAAAAGATGATCCGGCAGTTTCATTTGAAAGCCCATGGGGTTTTGGTAGACCAGGATGGCATATTGAATGTTCTGCAATGGCACATGACTGTTTTAACGGTACTGTTGATATTCATGGCGGTGGCATGGATCTGTTGTTCCCTCATCATGAAAATGAAATTGCGCAGTACGAAAGTTTGCACCAAGCACCATTTGTAAATTACTGGATGCATAATGCATTTGTGCGAATCAATAAAGAAAAAATGTCGAAATCACTGGATAATTTTTTCACATTAAAAGACGTGATTGCAGAATTTGACCCGATGGTTCTTCGTTTTTATTTTTTAAAACATTATTATCGCGGGCCACTTGATTATTCAACACAAGATCTTATAGTTGCAGAAAAAACATACAAACGTTTAGTAACATTTTTTGCAGATGCTGATCTTGATAATATTCTTGATACAAATCTCGTGAAATTTAATCCAGTTGTTGAAAAGATGGTTGCATGCTTATCAGATGATTTTAATACTTCTGGCATGTTTGGGGTGTTGTTTGAAAATTTGAGTGAATTACAAGAAAATAGATATTCTAAAGAGCTGGTTAAATATTTTATTATCAATGTCCTTGGTTTAACGCTTAATCCAATCAAAGAAAAAGTGATTGAACGAACACCTCAAATTGAAGAACTGTTTGCATTACGTGATCAGGCGCGGGCTGATAAAAACTGGGCATTATCTGATGCATTACGCGATCAGTTAAAAGCGCTAGGTTTTGACGTGCAAGATAGAAAGTTATAA
- a CDS encoding AAA family ATPase, which produces MNSHKKFTLQCLLISSLCMQQFELQANSDVSANLLNVIEQNSKIYEKLNETLCKQLKSIDDQKQAALIMCGLLTAYSLYFLYTEHIKKSPYLDLLQTLINIGTKELQETKELQEIKENTKITFADVAGLDEAKESVQDIIEYLKNPTKFKDMGARIPKGLLMTGEPGNGKTLFARAIAGEINASCDVTCSFIAVKASDFTSKWAGESQRKIKKLFETAREQAPCIIFIDEIDAIAQKRTGHTDSLSQENNRDVITFLSEMDGFDQEKNPIIVIGATNRIEALDPAILRPGRFDRIITINKPYMKDRAHLLSIALAKTCAGQDVNIESLAQATRGFSGAELANLVNEAIIVAIKDNSTTVCMKHIETAYDNITLGCENKGIYQSKENLWTTAVHEAGHLIGFLFQDKTVGVRKVSITPRGNTLGVAHMLPLTESYSYTKSDMENQIIALLAGRCAEEAFGFELSNGASNDLQRAQQIAYSMVVDYGMSDTLRDMSYNEYSGQLPNDISTKIHHEVQAIIERCRKKTTELITEHINDIKNIAELLMEKKTILGHEIYTLLHLAQPEEISFNL; this is translated from the coding sequence ATGAATTCACATAAAAAATTCACACTACAATGTTTACTCATAAGCAGCTTATGCATGCAACAATTTGAATTACAAGCAAATTCAGATGTATCAGCAAACCTTTTAAATGTAATAGAGCAGAATAGTAAGATTTATGAAAAATTAAACGAAACACTATGTAAGCAGCTTAAAAGCATCGATGATCAAAAGCAAGCAGCTTTGATTATGTGCGGATTACTAACGGCTTATTCTTTGTATTTTCTTTATACAGAGCATATAAAGAAATCCCCATATCTGGACCTTTTGCAAACGTTAATCAATATCGGAACAAAAGAACTCCAAGAAACAAAAGAACTCCAAGAAATAAAAGAAAATACGAAAATAACATTTGCAGATGTTGCAGGACTTGATGAAGCAAAAGAATCTGTTCAAGATATTATTGAGTATTTAAAAAATCCTACCAAATTTAAAGATATGGGCGCACGCATACCAAAAGGTCTTTTAATGACTGGTGAACCTGGTAATGGTAAAACATTATTTGCACGAGCAATTGCCGGAGAAATCAATGCTTCTTGCGATGTTACCTGTTCTTTTATAGCAGTTAAAGCTTCAGACTTTACTTCTAAGTGGGCAGGAGAATCTCAACGCAAAATAAAAAAATTGTTTGAAACTGCTCGTGAGCAAGCTCCGTGCATTATATTTATAGATGAAATTGATGCAATTGCTCAAAAAAGAACAGGACATACAGACAGTCTGAGCCAAGAAAACAACAGAGATGTTATAACGTTTTTAAGTGAAATGGATGGCTTTGATCAAGAAAAAAATCCTATTATTGTTATTGGAGCAACTAATAGAATTGAAGCGCTTGATCCTGCAATTCTTCGGCCAGGAAGATTTGATAGAATAATTACTATTAATAAACCGTATATGAAAGACCGTGCCCATTTACTAAGCATAGCTCTTGCAAAAACATGCGCTGGTCAAGATGTTAACATAGAAAGTCTTGCACAGGCAACAAGAGGTTTTTCTGGAGCTGAACTTGCCAACCTTGTTAATGAAGCAATAATTGTAGCTATTAAAGATAATTCAACAACTGTTTGCATGAAACACATTGAAACTGCGTATGATAATATTACGCTTGGTTGCGAAAACAAAGGGATATATCAGAGCAAAGAAAATTTATGGACCACAGCTGTTCATGAAGCTGGCCACCTTATTGGTTTTTTGTTTCAAGACAAAACTGTGGGAGTTCGTAAAGTTTCTATCACACCACGAGGTAATACTTTAGGTGTAGCTCATATGCTACCACTTACAGAATCATACTCTTATACAAAAAGCGATATGGAAAATCAAATTATTGCATTGCTTGCTGGCCGCTGTGCTGAAGAAGCGTTTGGGTTTGAATTAAGTAATGGCGCTAGCAATGATTTACAAAGAGCTCAACAAATTGCATATAGCATGGTAGTTGACTATGGAATGTCTGATACCTTACGCGATATGTCATATAATGAATATAGTGGTCAGTTACCAAATGATATTTCTACAAAAATTCATCATGAAGTTCAAGCTATTATTGAACGTTGTCGTAAAAAAACAACTGAATTAATTACAGAACATATCAATGATATTAAAAATATTGCAGAACTTTTAATGGAAAAAAAGACTATTTTAGGGCATGAAATTTATACGCTTCTTCATCTAGCTCAACCAGAAGAAATAAGTTTTAACCTGTAA
- a CDS encoding thioredoxin family protein, with translation MPIIINKDTFELDIRKSDMPIVIDVYATWCGPCQQMKPIFAELENEFAGRCKFASLNVDEARDISIMFGVTSVPTFIFYSNGEMQSKDTGYMSKEALRARIEDFIQAA, from the coding sequence ATGCCTATTATCATCAATAAAGATACCTTTGAATTAGATATTCGCAAATCGGATATGCCAATTGTTATCGATGTTTACGCAACTTGGTGTGGACCATGCCAACAAATGAAACCAATTTTTGCAGAACTTGAAAACGAATTTGCTGGTCGCTGTAAATTTGCATCATTAAACGTGGATGAAGCTCGTGATATTTCAATTATGTTTGGTGTAACTTCAGTTCCAACTTTTATTTTCTACAGCAATGGCGAAATGCAATCTAAAGATACTGGTTATATGAGCAAAGAAGCCTTAAGAGCTCGTATTGAAGATTTCATTCAAGCTGCATAG
- a CDS encoding Bax inhibitor-1/YccA family protein has product MNQFHNNRTYISMAEGFMSKVYGWMTAGLCLTAAAAYSLSPSVNPGLFQAVAPYLMVFALIQFGVAMYFSFAWKTSNFMTLAGLFIVYSLLTGVILAPLAYIYTGESLFQVFLIAAAMFGTMAVYGSVTKSDLSSMGNILMMALIGLVIANLVNMFLQSAQFDILIACVGVGAFAMLTAYDVQMLRKLGYQAVGTQEEVNKIALVGALSLYLNVINLFIYLLKLFGKKRNN; this is encoded by the coding sequence ATGAACCAATTTCATAACAATCGAACATATATTTCAATGGCAGAAGGCTTTATGAGTAAAGTATACGGTTGGATGACTGCAGGACTTTGTTTAACTGCAGCAGCAGCGTATTCTTTATCGCCGTCAGTTAACCCAGGATTATTTCAGGCAGTAGCCCCGTATTTAATGGTATTTGCTCTTATTCAATTTGGTGTAGCAATGTATTTTAGTTTTGCATGGAAAACATCAAATTTTATGACATTAGCAGGGTTATTTATTGTGTATTCATTGCTTACAGGTGTCATACTTGCACCATTAGCATATATCTATACTGGTGAATCATTATTCCAAGTATTTTTAATTGCAGCTGCTATGTTTGGAACAATGGCTGTGTATGGCAGTGTTACTAAATCTGATTTATCATCAATGGGTAATATCTTGATGATGGCTTTAATCGGTTTAGTCATTGCAAATCTAGTTAATATGTTCTTGCAAAGTGCTCAATTTGATATTTTGATCGCATGTGTTGGGGTAGGTGCATTTGCAATGCTTACTGCATACGATGTACAAATGCTCAGAAAACTTGGTTATCAAGCTGTTGGAACGCAAGAAGAAGTAAATAAAATTGCTTTGGTAGGGGCTTTAAGCTTGTACCTTAATGTTATTAATTTATTTATCTATTTGCTTAAATTGTTTGGTAAAAAAAGAAATAATTAA
- a CDS encoding DUF1761 domain-containing protein, giving the protein MIQNHLVLVLAGGAAHFLTGWVFTSDMFLGQYWKKEKNKDKQAHLSNDMRINMAAQLAASIALSMATCIAICVFEKYQAPVTVAGKQTIAKFFSMFITKAHASKSFMNAFQTAMFIWAGFIIPTSVGEVIWCGHSWKNWILEMGMELTGLMAIAATVVYLG; this is encoded by the coding sequence ATGATACAAAATCATCTTGTTCTTGTTTTAGCAGGAGGCGCTGCCCATTTTCTTACAGGATGGGTCTTTACTTCAGATATGTTTCTTGGACAATACTGGAAAAAAGAAAAAAATAAAGATAAGCAAGCTCATTTAAGCAATGATATGCGTATTAATATGGCAGCTCAACTTGCAGCTTCAATAGCATTATCTATGGCAACATGTATTGCTATCTGTGTATTTGAAAAATACCAAGCACCTGTTACCGTTGCAGGCAAACAAACCATTGCTAAATTTTTTTCAATGTTTATTACCAAAGCGCATGCTTCAAAAAGTTTTATGAATGCATTTCAAACAGCTATGTTTATATGGGCTGGCTTCATTATCCCAACATCAGTTGGTGAAGTTATTTGGTGTGGACACAGTTGGAAAAATTGGATACTTGAAATGGGTATGGAATTAACAGGACTTATGGCTATTGCTGCAACAGTTGTCTACTTAGGATAA
- a CDS encoding cryptochrome/photolyase family protein codes for MHEGLQVSIVWIRKDFRLSDNLALHHAAKAGIVLPVFIYNDTASLKMGSVSQWWLHHSLKDLHSSLENKLQVYTGNPEEKLFELATKHNIKHVYFNSSYEPEQLAQDKFIQKSLQNAGIVCEIFHSQLLWDPAKIVTGYGTPYKVYTPFYQNGCLHADAPRFPIAKPEKLVCYNNTQNSISIDALGLLENNTWNEKLSTIWTVGEKAAQDRLKSFIAHGLEGYKENRNIPSLDGTSRLSAYLHFGQISVNQVWYAVHKASAKNIPVQDSSCYLSEIGWREFCYNLLFNFPELPHKNFNAKFDAFPWVYNEEFFTAWKQGNTGIPIVDAGMRELAQTGYMHNRVRMIVASFLIKNLGIDWRLGKDWFWECLVDADLANNSANWQWVAGSGADAAPFFRIFNPVLQGEKFDPHGLYTRKYVPELALMPDKYLYKPWMAPANILKQACVSLGKNYPAPIVELDVSRNKALAAYKSL; via the coding sequence ATGCACGAAGGTTTACAAGTTTCTATTGTTTGGATTCGTAAAGATTTTAGGTTGTCAGACAACCTTGCATTACACCATGCAGCAAAAGCAGGTATTGTTTTACCAGTTTTTATTTATAATGATACAGCTTCATTAAAAATGGGCTCAGTAAGTCAATGGTGGCTTCATCATTCATTAAAGGACTTACATAGTAGTTTAGAAAATAAATTACAAGTCTATACGGGAAATCCTGAAGAAAAATTGTTTGAATTAGCTACAAAACATAATATTAAGCATGTATATTTTAATAGTTCTTATGAACCAGAGCAGCTTGCTCAAGATAAATTTATTCAAAAGTCTTTGCAGAATGCAGGGATTGTTTGTGAAATTTTTCATAGCCAGTTGTTATGGGATCCTGCAAAAATAGTAACAGGATATGGTACTCCTTATAAAGTCTACACTCCATTTTACCAAAATGGTTGTTTGCATGCAGATGCACCACGATTTCCGATTGCAAAACCAGAAAAACTTGTATGCTACAACAACACGCAAAATTCAATTTCAATTGATGCATTAGGTTTGCTAGAAAATAACACCTGGAATGAAAAATTATCTACAATATGGACTGTCGGTGAAAAAGCAGCTCAAGATCGATTAAAGAGTTTCATTGCTCATGGGCTTGAAGGCTATAAAGAAAACAGAAACATTCCATCACTAGATGGAACATCTCGCTTGTCAGCATATTTGCACTTTGGTCAAATATCAGTCAATCAAGTATGGTATGCAGTTCATAAAGCATCTGCAAAAAATATACCGGTACAAGATTCAAGTTGTTATTTAAGTGAAATTGGGTGGCGTGAATTTTGTTATAATTTATTATTTAATTTTCCAGAATTACCTCATAAAAATTTTAATGCAAAATTTGATGCATTTCCATGGGTGTATAACGAAGAATTTTTTACTGCATGGAAACAAGGAAATACAGGAATTCCAATTGTTGATGCAGGGATGAGAGAGCTTGCTCAGACTGGTTATATGCATAATCGAGTTCGTATGATTGTAGCATCTTTTTTAATCAAAAACTTAGGAATTGATTGGCGTTTGGGTAAAGATTGGTTTTGGGAATGTTTAGTTGATGCTGACCTTGCTAACAATAGTGCTAATTGGCAGTGGGTTGCAGGCTCTGGTGCAGACGCAGCACCATTTTTTAGAATATTTAATCCTGTATTGCAAGGTGAAAAATTTGATCCGCATGGATTGTATACACGTAAATATGTTCCAGAACTTGCATTAATGCCAGATAAATATTTATATAAACCTTGGATGGCTCCTGCAAATATATTAAAACAAGCATGTGTTTCGCTTGGAAAAAATTATCCTGCACCAATAGTTGAGCTTGATGTATCAAGAAACAAGGCACTTGCAGCTTATAAAAGTTTATAA
- a CDS encoding proton-conducting transporter transmembrane domain-containing protein, which translates to MLMTITDNLVLFLVEWSFCNWILTRLITHKSTWKAAKASGQKAFENFALGLIFIFIAFILLNQVTGSYSIQYIVKNPTDSWCSFIALLMLLIGASTQSALWPFHRWLISSLNSPTPVSAIMHAGIVNAGGFLLVRFAPLYFYTPKILPIIFSIGLLSALLGSLWKLMQHDVKRMLACSTIAQMGCMFMQFGLGLFAAGVAHICWHGMFKAYQFLACGSAAQQKKVDSSCSPHVISYYISFLCGFLGSYIFLIIHSQNAFIYDSSLIVVAIVFIACAQLSLTLLGNNPLVKLPKTIVVTGAVATLYAANIYFFDLLLAPLNLNQPQPLTILHIVGMIMLIVGWLVIACIKHIDYATQLPNWLLRLYVKALNSSQPYPLTITTYRNGYDYLLQDNSTKNKNQY; encoded by the coding sequence ATGCTTATGACAATAACAGATAATTTAGTACTATTTTTAGTTGAATGGTCTTTTTGTAATTGGATATTAACAAGATTAATCACTCATAAATCAACATGGAAAGCTGCAAAAGCTTCTGGTCAAAAAGCATTTGAAAATTTTGCATTAGGATTAATTTTTATTTTTATAGCTTTTATTCTTTTGAATCAAGTAACAGGTAGTTATTCAATTCAGTATATTGTAAAAAATCCAACAGATTCGTGGTGTTCTTTTATTGCATTACTTATGTTGTTAATTGGTGCATCTACTCAATCTGCTTTGTGGCCTTTTCATAGATGGCTTATCAGCTCATTAAATTCTCCAACACCAGTATCAGCAATCATGCATGCAGGGATTGTTAATGCAGGAGGTTTTTTATTAGTTAGATTTGCACCGCTTTACTTTTATACCCCAAAAATATTACCAATTATTTTTAGTATTGGATTATTGAGTGCTTTGTTAGGGTCTTTATGGAAATTAATGCAGCATGACGTAAAACGCATGCTTGCTTGCTCGACAATAGCCCAGATGGGTTGTATGTTTATGCAGTTTGGGTTAGGTCTTTTTGCAGCAGGAGTAGCTCATATTTGTTGGCATGGAATGTTTAAAGCATACCAGTTTCTTGCTTGCGGCAGCGCTGCTCAACAAAAAAAAGTTGATTCAAGTTGTTCACCTCATGTCATTTCATATTATATTTCGTTTTTGTGTGGTTTTTTAGGGAGCTATATATTCTTAATTATTCATTCTCAAAACGCATTCATTTATGATTCTTCATTAATTGTTGTAGCGATTGTTTTTATTGCATGTGCTCAATTATCATTAACACTTTTAGGTAATAATCCATTGGTAAAACTACCTAAAACTATTGTTGTTACCGGAGCAGTTGCCACACTTTATGCTGCAAATATTTATTTTTTTGATCTGCTTTTAGCTCCATTAAATCTTAATCAGCCACAACCTCTTACGATACTTCACATCGTAGGCATGATAATGCTGATAGTTGGATGGTTAGTTATTGCATGTATAAAACATATTGATTATGCAACTCAATTGCCAAATTGGTTATTGCGTTTGTATGTTAAAGCGCTGAATAGTAGTCAACCATATCCTTTAACGATTACAACGTATCGAAATGGATACGATTATCTATTGCAAGATAATAGCACGAAGAACAAGAACCAATATTAA